The Vibrio tubiashii ATCC 19109 genome has a segment encoding these proteins:
- the mlaF gene encoding phospholipid ABC transporter ATP-binding protein MlaF, protein MESEDLVTVKQLTFSRGERKIFDNVSLHVPKGKVTAIMGPSGIGKTTLLRLIGGQIYPESGDIWFDGNNIPTLGRRKLYQERKKMSMLFQSGALFTDLSVFDNVAFPLREHTELDESIIRTLVLLKLEAVGLRGAAQLMPSELSGGMARRAALARAIALDPDLIMYDEPFVGQDPITMGVLVELIRNLNQALGVTSIVVSHDVPEVMSIADWVYILANGKVIASGTPQELRANMDPQVQQFLKGDADGPVPFRFPSQPLAKELFL, encoded by the coding sequence AAGATCTTTGATAACGTCAGTCTACATGTACCTAAAGGTAAAGTGACTGCGATCATGGGTCCATCAGGGATTGGTAAAACAACCTTGCTGCGCCTTATCGGCGGCCAAATCTACCCTGAGAGCGGCGATATTTGGTTTGATGGTAACAATATCCCCACTTTAGGCCGACGCAAGCTCTATCAAGAACGTAAGAAAATGAGCATGTTGTTCCAATCTGGAGCCTTGTTTACTGACTTGTCAGTGTTTGACAATGTCGCCTTTCCTTTGCGTGAACATACCGAGTTGGACGAGTCGATTATTCGCACTTTAGTCCTGCTTAAATTAGAAGCTGTCGGATTACGTGGTGCGGCGCAGTTAATGCCAAGTGAACTCTCTGGGGGTATGGCAAGACGTGCTGCTTTAGCTCGAGCGATCGCACTCGACCCCGATCTCATCATGTACGATGAACCTTTTGTAGGCCAAGACCCGATAACGATGGGCGTGCTGGTGGAGCTGATTCGTAACTTAAATCAGGCGTTAGGTGTTACCTCTATCGTCGTGTCGCATGATGTTCCTGAAGTGATGAGTATTGCGGACTGGGTGTATATCTTGGCCAACGGTAAAGTGATTGCGAGCGGAACGCCACAAGAGTTACGTGCCAATATGGATCCACAAGTGCAGCAGTTTCTTAAAGGGGATGCGGATGGTCCAGTGCCATTTCGTTTCCCATCTCAACCTTTAGCTAAGGAGCTGTTCTTATAA
- the mlaE gene encoding lipid asymmetry maintenance ABC transporter permease subunit MlaE, whose translation MGLANFVASIGRRTMSVCEAFGRASLMLFGALASRPQPLKNLPLLVKQLYSVGVQSLIIIVLSGLFIGMVLSLQGYVILVDFGAEGALGQMVALSLLRELGPVVTALLFAGRAGSALTAEIGLMKATEQLSSMEMMAVDPLKRVIAPRFWAGVISMPLLAMIFMAVGIWGGQLVGVDWKGIDHGSFWSAMQASVELGQDIGNSMIKSLVFAITVTWIALFNGYDAIPTSEGISRATTRTVVHSSLAVLGLDFVLTALMFGN comes from the coding sequence ATGGGCTTAGCGAATTTCGTAGCTTCGATTGGCCGCCGTACTATGTCGGTGTGTGAAGCGTTTGGTAGAGCAAGCTTGATGCTGTTTGGCGCATTAGCGAGTCGACCTCAGCCACTTAAAAATTTACCTCTACTAGTTAAACAGCTCTATAGCGTGGGCGTTCAATCCCTGATTATTATTGTCTTGTCAGGTCTTTTCATCGGCATGGTGTTGAGTCTGCAAGGTTATGTCATCTTGGTCGACTTTGGCGCTGAAGGTGCTTTAGGCCAAATGGTTGCGCTCTCTTTGCTTCGAGAGCTAGGGCCAGTGGTAACAGCACTATTGTTTGCTGGGCGTGCAGGCTCTGCATTAACGGCTGAAATTGGCCTAATGAAAGCGACTGAGCAGCTATCGAGCATGGAAATGATGGCGGTTGATCCACTTAAACGCGTCATCGCGCCTCGGTTCTGGGCTGGCGTTATCTCTATGCCACTGTTAGCGATGATTTTTATGGCTGTCGGTATCTGGGGTGGTCAGTTAGTTGGGGTTGATTGGAAAGGGATTGACCACGGTAGCTTCTGGTCGGCAATGCAAGCTTCCGTTGAACTTGGACAAGATATTGGTAACAGTATGATAAAGAGCTTAGTGTTCGCGATAACTGTTACTTGGATAGCGCTTTTTAATGGATACGATGCGATTCCGACTTCGGAAGGGATCAGTCGCGCAACGACTCGCACCGTTGTCCACTCTTCTTTGGCTGTACTTGGTCTAGACTTCGTACTAACTGCCTTGATGTTTGGTAATTAA
- the mlaD gene encoding outer membrane lipid asymmetry maintenance protein MlaD, which yields MQQTRKIELWVGSFVLAGICAILVMIFQVADVKGLGSNDTYTLKAEFDNIGSLKVRSPVKVGGVVVGRVTSIGLNSESLLPVVSMAISSTYNQFPETSSVKILTSGLIGEQYIGLTPGFVFEDEQMLVEGDYIEDTKSALVLEDLIGQVLYSVGGSEE from the coding sequence ATGCAACAAACTCGAAAGATAGAATTATGGGTTGGTAGCTTCGTTCTCGCTGGAATTTGCGCAATTCTGGTGATGATTTTTCAAGTTGCTGACGTAAAGGGGCTCGGCTCTAACGATACTTATACTCTCAAGGCCGAGTTCGATAACATTGGCAGCTTGAAAGTACGTTCCCCAGTTAAGGTAGGCGGAGTGGTAGTCGGGCGCGTGACCAGTATTGGTCTCAATAGTGAGTCTTTACTCCCTGTGGTTTCCATGGCAATCAGCAGCACCTACAACCAGTTTCCAGAAACGTCGAGCGTGAAAATTTTAACGTCAGGTTTAATTGGCGAACAGTACATTGGTTTAACGCCGGGCTTTGTGTTTGAAGATGAGCAGATGCTGGTGGAAGGCGACTATATTGAAGATACCAAGTCTGCTTTGGTGCTAGAAGATTTGATTGGTCAGGTCTTGTATAGCGTTGGTGGCTCTGAAGAGTAA
- the mlaC gene encoding phospholipid-binding protein MlaC: MLRKLVLTLFSMFLAFNASAQPIDKTQPYQMMKQVSEIAFARLKAEQDQVQQDPNHLKVIVDEELMPYVNEKYAALKLLGPNLKGAKREDVGQFIVAFRAYLVSSYAQVLTQYTDQTIEFGPEPKLDTKKSITSIKVDIVDTPRPNIKLEFKLRRDKNSGEWQAFDMIAEGISLLSSKQSEWSTKLRQEGILSVAQELEELAKQPIRLESKAQ; encoded by the coding sequence ATGTTGAGAAAGTTAGTACTTACTCTGTTTTCAATGTTTTTGGCGTTTAATGCTTCTGCACAGCCAATTGATAAGACTCAACCTTATCAGATGATGAAGCAGGTATCAGAGATCGCTTTTGCTCGCTTGAAAGCAGAGCAAGATCAGGTACAGCAAGATCCTAATCATCTAAAAGTGATTGTTGATGAAGAATTAATGCCTTACGTCAACGAAAAGTATGCGGCTTTGAAATTGCTTGGGCCGAACTTAAAAGGGGCCAAGCGCGAGGATGTAGGTCAGTTTATCGTTGCATTTCGTGCCTATTTAGTCAGCTCTTATGCGCAAGTATTGACTCAGTATACTGACCAGACAATCGAGTTTGGTCCAGAGCCAAAGCTTGACACTAAAAAGAGCATTACTAGCATTAAGGTCGACATTGTTGATACGCCGCGACCAAACATTAAGTTGGAATTTAAGCTGCGCCGTGACAAGAACAGTGGCGAATGGCAAGCATTTGACATGATTGCCGAAGGTATCAGCCTTCTGTCTAGCAAACAGTCTGAGTGGAGCACTAAGCTTCGCCAAGAAGGTATTCTGTCGGTCGCTCAAGAGCTCGAAGAGCTTGCCAAGCAACCGATTCGTCTTGAGAGTAAAGCTCAATGA
- a CDS encoding STAS domain-containing protein, with product MMEPKWQQDNDGQYLLTGDLNRDTVPKLWQSIQTSQLASEQVEVSLEAVTRIDSAGMVMLIHLIENAKKQNCHIMLSFVPEQLRTLFQLSNVDELIAGHLKNTTGVNCG from the coding sequence ATGATGGAACCCAAATGGCAGCAAGATAATGATGGTCAGTACTTACTAACGGGTGACCTGAATCGAGATACTGTCCCTAAGTTGTGGCAGTCTATTCAAACATCGCAGCTAGCTAGTGAGCAGGTTGAAGTTTCGTTAGAAGCCGTAACAAGAATAGACTCTGCTGGAATGGTGATGCTAATTCATCTAATTGAGAATGCAAAAAAACAAAACTGTCATATAATGCTCAGTTTCGTGCCGGAACAACTGCGCACATTATTTCAGTTGAGCAATGTCGATGAACTCATTGCAGGGCATTTAAAGAATACTACAGGGGTGAATTGTGGATAG
- the ibaG gene encoding BolA family iron metabolism protein IbaG, translating into MDSAKVQQILNEALKLEELHVKGEGSHYEVVAVDACFDGMSRVKKQQLIYAPLMEYIQRNDIHAVSIKAYTPEEWARDKKLMSL; encoded by the coding sequence GTGGATAGCGCAAAAGTACAACAGATTTTAAACGAAGCACTTAAATTAGAAGAACTGCACGTGAAAGGCGAAGGCAGTCATTATGAAGTAGTTGCTGTTGATGCTTGTTTCGATGGAATGAGTCGCGTTAAAAAACAACAGCTAATTTATGCACCACTGATGGAATACATCCAAAGAAATGACATCCACGCTGTCTCTATCAAGGCATACACTCCTGAAGAGTGGGCTCGTGATAAGAAGTTGATGTCACTGTAA
- the murA gene encoding UDP-N-acetylglucosamine 1-carboxyvinyltransferase: MEKFRVTGSNKPLVGEVTISGAKNAALPILFASILAEEPVEVANVPRLRDIDTTMELLERLGAKVERNGSVHVDPSCINEYCAPYDLVKTMRASIWALGPLVARFGQGQVSLPGGCAIGARPVDLHIHGLEQLGATITLEDGYVKANVDGRLKGAHIVMDKVSVGATITIMCAATLAEGKTVLDNAAREPEIVDTADFLNKLGAKISGAGTDTITIEGVERLGGGKHSVVADRIETGTFLVAAAVSGGKVTCRNTKAHLLEAVLAKLEEAGAMVETGEDWITVDMTGRDLKAVTVRTAPHPGFPTDMQAQFTLLNLMAKGGGVITENIFENRFMHVPELMRMGAKAEIEGNTVICGDVDELSGAQVMATDLRASASLVIAGCIANGETIVDRIYHIDRGYDKIEDKLSALGANIERFRD, encoded by the coding sequence ATGGAAAAGTTTCGAGTTACTGGTTCTAACAAGCCTCTTGTAGGTGAAGTAACCATTTCTGGTGCAAAAAACGCTGCACTGCCAATTTTATTTGCGTCTATCTTGGCTGAAGAGCCAGTTGAAGTGGCCAATGTGCCTCGCTTGCGTGATATTGACACAACGATGGAGCTACTAGAGCGACTCGGTGCTAAAGTCGAGCGCAATGGCTCTGTTCATGTTGATCCAAGCTGTATTAATGAATACTGCGCACCTTACGATTTAGTAAAAACGATGCGAGCTTCAATTTGGGCTTTAGGTCCATTAGTGGCGCGCTTCGGTCAAGGTCAGGTCTCATTGCCTGGTGGTTGTGCGATTGGTGCTCGTCCGGTTGATTTGCACATTCATGGTCTAGAGCAGCTTGGTGCGACGATTACGCTTGAAGACGGCTACGTTAAAGCGAATGTTGATGGTCGCCTTAAAGGTGCTCACATTGTTATGGATAAAGTCAGTGTTGGCGCAACGATTACAATTATGTGCGCGGCAACTTTGGCGGAAGGTAAAACAGTTTTAGATAACGCTGCTCGTGAGCCTGAGATTGTTGATACTGCTGACTTCCTTAACAAGCTAGGTGCTAAGATCTCTGGTGCAGGTACAGATACCATCACTATTGAAGGCGTCGAGCGCCTAGGTGGTGGTAAGCACTCTGTGGTTGCAGACCGCATTGAAACGGGTACTTTCCTAGTCGCGGCAGCGGTCTCTGGCGGTAAAGTGACCTGTCGCAACACTAAAGCGCACTTGCTTGAAGCGGTACTGGCTAAGTTAGAAGAAGCTGGGGCAATGGTTGAGACTGGTGAAGACTGGATCACTGTCGACATGACGGGCAGAGATCTGAAAGCGGTGACAGTTCGCACTGCGCCACACCCAGGCTTCCCAACCGATATGCAGGCTCAGTTCACGCTGCTTAATCTAATGGCCAAAGGCGGTGGTGTTATCACCGAGAATATCTTCGAGAACCGCTTTATGCATGTGCCTGAGCTGATGCGTATGGGCGCTAAAGCAGAGATTGAAGGCAATACTGTTATTTGTGGTGACGTGGATGAGCTAAGTGGTGCACAAGTGATGGCAACTGACCTCCGTGCCTCGGCAAGCTTGGTAATCGCCGGTTGTATTGCGAATGGCGAAACCATTGTTGACCGTATCTACCACATTGATCGTGGTTACGACAAAATTGAAGACAAACTGTCTGCTTTAGGCGCAAATATTGAACGTTTTCGCGATTAA
- a CDS encoding 1-acylglycerol-3-phosphate O-acyltransferase — translation MIALLRVLAVAIFAIVMFIFGCGYCLLSPRNPKHVFTFGRLFGKMSRVFGIKLELRIPEDAYKRGQHIYIANHQNNWDLFTVSSAVTPKVVTVGKKSLAWMPLFGQLYWLTGNILIDRANRSKAKGTIDQVVDSLNNSDVSVWMFPEGTRSRGRGLLPFKTGAFHAAIGAKLPIIPIVCSSTGGVKLNRWNNGHVIIEMLPPVQVEDYGKENVRELANTCREQMKAKLESLDKEVAMLNQQQGVKA, via the coding sequence ATGATTGCACTATTACGTGTATTGGCTGTTGCGATATTTGCAATTGTGATGTTTATTTTTGGCTGTGGCTATTGCTTACTGAGCCCGCGTAATCCAAAGCACGTGTTTACCTTTGGTCGTCTATTTGGAAAGATGTCGAGAGTGTTCGGTATTAAGCTTGAGCTGCGCATTCCTGAAGACGCTTACAAACGCGGTCAGCATATTTACATTGCCAACCACCAAAACAACTGGGATTTGTTTACTGTCTCATCGGCGGTAACACCAAAGGTTGTGACAGTAGGTAAAAAGAGCCTAGCTTGGATGCCTTTATTTGGTCAGTTGTACTGGCTAACAGGTAATATTCTTATCGACCGTGCTAACCGCTCTAAAGCAAAAGGGACAATCGATCAGGTAGTGGATAGCCTAAACAACAGTGACGTATCTGTGTGGATGTTCCCAGAAGGGACACGTTCGCGAGGTCGTGGTCTACTGCCTTTCAAAACAGGTGCTTTCCATGCTGCTATTGGCGCTAAGCTACCTATCATTCCTATCGTATGTAGCTCAACAGGTGGCGTGAAGCTTAACCGCTGGAACAATGGCCACGTTATTATTGAAATGTTGCCTCCAGTACAAGTCGAAGATTACGGCAAAGAGAATGTTCGTGAGCTCGCCAATACATGCCGTGAGCAGATGAAAGCTAAACTAGAGTCGCTTGATAAAGAGGTTGCAATGCTCAACCAGCAGCAAGGTGTGAAAGCCTAG
- a CDS encoding oxygen-binding di-iron domain-containing protein, with translation MQSKVLFRDDEHRWIMFARDPHKPEKIIDTNQYMIVNKQQAILLDPGGIEMFSSMLSSVVKEVPTEQIKYLFASHQDPDIISSLGLWDKALPSATLYSPWLWEGFIRHFGMESISFSPIKDEGGRLSLADIDIEFIPAHYMHSSGNFSVYDRKAKILMSGDIGAALDVPNAPLFVEDFEAHIPKMEYFHRRWMPSNKAKSAWIERVRNLDIDMICPQHGGIFKGDNVQCFLAWLDELDVGIAV, from the coding sequence ATGCAATCAAAAGTCTTATTTAGAGATGATGAACACCGTTGGATCATGTTTGCCCGCGATCCTCACAAACCGGAAAAGATCATCGATACCAATCAATATATGATCGTCAACAAGCAGCAAGCGATTCTGCTTGATCCCGGTGGTATAGAGATGTTTTCTTCCATGCTCAGCAGCGTCGTCAAGGAAGTACCCACAGAGCAAATTAAGTATCTGTTTGCTTCTCACCAAGATCCGGACATCATCTCGTCTCTCGGTTTATGGGATAAAGCTTTGCCAAGCGCGACCCTATACTCTCCTTGGCTATGGGAAGGCTTTATCCGTCACTTTGGTATGGAGTCTATCTCCTTTTCTCCGATCAAAGATGAAGGTGGACGCTTATCGCTTGCTGACATAGATATCGAATTTATTCCCGCGCACTACATGCACTCATCAGGGAACTTTTCCGTCTATGATCGTAAAGCCAAGATTTTAATGTCAGGGGATATTGGGGCGGCGCTCGATGTGCCCAATGCCCCTTTATTTGTCGAAGACTTTGAAGCTCATATTCCAAAGATGGAGTACTTCCATCGACGTTGGATGCCGTCAAATAAGGCTAAGAGTGCTTGGATTGAACGAGTGCGAAATCTTGATATCGATATGATTTGTCCGCAGCACGGTGGGATTTTTAAAGGTGATAATGTCCAATGCTTCTTAGCTTGGCTTGATGAGCTCGATGTAGGTATTGCGGTGTAG
- a CDS encoding methyl-accepting chemotaxis protein, producing the protein MKLKTQAYLLSGIILIALLALTATGLWTLRVASNLDNKARVTELFRSAYSILTEVEQMAIDGTLEEQQAKELATRLLRNNIYKDNEYVYVADEKMTFVATPLDPQLHGTSFHDFKDGDGNSVGQLILDVLGRKTGQMVEYTWTQKQPDGSIEEKLSIAEKTPHWGWVVGTGIGFNEVNARFWSTAQWQLVLCLGIAGAILATLIVSIRRMLTLLGGEPQEVRRAVQEVAKGNIQTTFENQADDGSIYQAVQQMSQSLAQLVSNLEGSMHDLRSELASVEDRAGSIAQLTDSQQQSTAMIATAMTEMASSASNVADSASDTARNTDEADKQSQHTQHLIHNTVDNIQGLATQLGTASQAVADLDNDVNNIVKVLDVIGDIAEQTNLLALNAAIEAARAGEQGRGFAVVADEVRNLAGRTQDSTKEIQQMISNLQEGSRNAIQTMEVCAETSESTVQESQNASEALQQIVVALESITQMSQQIATAAAEQTQVSDDISQRINMIEESGNQLSGVVTESHNSTQSLARLANELENWVSKFTVKH; encoded by the coding sequence ATGAAACTTAAGACACAAGCTTATTTATTATCAGGAATTATCTTGATCGCCTTGCTTGCGTTAACCGCAACAGGTCTGTGGACTCTGCGCGTGGCAAGTAACTTAGACAACAAGGCTCGCGTAACAGAATTGTTCCGCAGCGCCTACAGTATCCTTACTGAAGTTGAGCAGATGGCGATCGACGGCACACTCGAAGAGCAACAAGCTAAAGAACTGGCAACACGCTTGCTGCGCAACAACATCTACAAAGACAATGAGTATGTTTATGTTGCCGATGAGAAGATGACCTTTGTTGCCACCCCTCTTGATCCGCAGCTTCATGGAACAAGCTTCCATGACTTCAAAGATGGCGATGGTAACAGCGTTGGGCAACTCATTCTCGATGTGCTAGGTCGTAAAACTGGGCAAATGGTTGAGTATACTTGGACGCAGAAACAACCAGATGGCAGCATCGAAGAGAAACTGTCTATCGCGGAGAAAACTCCTCATTGGGGTTGGGTGGTAGGGACAGGTATCGGCTTTAATGAAGTCAATGCTCGTTTTTGGTCTACAGCGCAATGGCAGCTGGTGCTCTGTTTAGGTATTGCGGGCGCTATCTTAGCCACATTAATTGTGTCAATACGCCGCATGCTCACTCTTCTTGGTGGTGAGCCACAAGAAGTACGCCGAGCAGTTCAAGAAGTCGCGAAAGGCAACATCCAGACAACGTTTGAAAACCAAGCCGATGACGGCAGCATCTATCAAGCAGTTCAGCAGATGAGTCAGTCTTTGGCTCAACTAGTGAGTAACCTTGAAGGTTCAATGCATGACTTACGTAGCGAATTGGCAAGTGTAGAAGATCGCGCAGGAAGTATTGCCCAGCTTACTGATTCTCAGCAGCAATCTACCGCTATGATCGCTACAGCAATGACAGAAATGGCCTCTTCTGCAAGCAATGTTGCTGATTCAGCCAGTGATACTGCAAGAAACACTGATGAAGCGGATAAACAGAGCCAACATACTCAGCACCTGATTCATAATACTGTCGATAATATTCAAGGCTTAGCCACTCAACTTGGTACAGCAAGTCAAGCTGTCGCTGACCTAGATAACGATGTAAACAATATCGTTAAGGTACTCGATGTTATCGGTGATATTGCCGAGCAAACTAACCTGCTAGCGCTTAATGCGGCTATCGAGGCAGCCCGTGCTGGTGAACAGGGCCGAGGTTTCGCTGTAGTTGCCGATGAAGTTCGTAACCTAGCGGGTCGAACTCAAGACAGCACCAAAGAAATTCAGCAGATGATTAGCAACTTACAGGAAGGCTCACGCAACGCGATCCAAACTATGGAAGTGTGTGCAGAAACCAGTGAAAGCACGGTTCAAGAGTCGCAAAATGCTTCTGAAGCATTGCAGCAAATCGTTGTCGCACTAGAGTCTATTACCCAAATGAGTCAGCAAATTGCCACAGCAGCGGCTGAACAGACTCAAGTAAGTGATGATATTTCTCAGCGAATCAATATGATCGAAGAGAGCGGCAACCAGTTAAGTGGCGTCGTCACCGAGAGTCATAACAGTACTCAAAGCCTAGCAAGATTAGCGAATGAGCTAGAAAACTGGGTAAGCAAGTTTACTGTTAAGCACTAA